One genomic segment of Chitinophaga sancti includes these proteins:
- a CDS encoding DMT family transporter, producing the protein MEKLKGIIYVIIGAASYGILATFVKVAGQEGFSTASVTLSQYLVGFLVLALLDLKKKPVITGTTTDKYKLLLGGTCLGLTSTFYYLAVQYLPVSVCIILLMQTIWMGILVDCVIEKKRPALAQLLAIVVVLGGTFLATGFIGGEWNFTGICWGMMAAMSYTGAMYAANHIAIHRPLFYRSKLLVLGGMLAILVFWNIRIVEGFMPSVLWRYGLLLALFGTILPPIFFNKGFPLIGMSVGSVLAAVEIPVSIGTAHVVLFEQVSPLQVVGCGLVILGMVIPNIRFGKKVLMATVLLFAFVPLRVAKIDTIKVYQYTFLTVSEILKVRLILAPIFLLVFGTWCS; encoded by the coding sequence ATGGAAAAGCTGAAAGGAATTATTTATGTAATTATTGGGGCGGCGAGTTATGGCATCTTAGCCACGTTTGTGAAAGTTGCAGGGCAGGAGGGGTTCTCTACTGCATCCGTTACACTCTCTCAGTATTTAGTAGGGTTTTTAGTATTGGCATTATTAGATCTGAAAAAGAAACCGGTGATCACGGGTACCACGACAGATAAATATAAGTTATTGTTAGGTGGCACGTGCCTGGGATTGACGAGTACTTTTTATTATTTAGCTGTACAGTATTTGCCGGTATCGGTGTGTATTATCTTATTGATGCAGACGATCTGGATGGGGATACTGGTAGATTGTGTGATTGAAAAGAAACGGCCTGCATTGGCGCAGTTACTGGCAATTGTAGTTGTGCTGGGAGGTACGTTTTTAGCAACTGGTTTTATAGGAGGTGAATGGAATTTTACAGGTATATGCTGGGGGATGATGGCGGCCATGAGTTATACCGGGGCGATGTATGCGGCAAATCATATTGCAATACACAGGCCATTGTTTTATAGATCCAAGCTATTGGTATTAGGAGGTATGCTGGCAATATTGGTATTCTGGAATATTCGTATAGTGGAGGGTTTCATGCCATCAGTATTATGGAGATATGGTTTATTGCTGGCATTGTTTGGCACTATTTTACCACCAATATTTTTCAACAAGGGGTTTCCGTTGATAGGAATGAGTGTAGGAAGTGTGTTGGCAGCGGTAGAAATACCGGTATCTATTGGAACGGCGCATGTAGTATTGTTTGAGCAGGTGAGTCCTTTGCAGGTAGTGGGATGTGGATTAGTGATATTGGGAATGGTAATACCGAATATCCGATTTGGGAAAAAGGTGTTGATGGCAACGGTGTTATTGTTTGCTTTTGTGCCTTTGAGGGTGGCGAAGATAGATACGATCAAAGTGTATCAATACACCTTCTTAACAGTATCTGAAATCCTGAAAGTCAGGTTAATCCTCGCTCCAATCTTCCTGCTGGTCTTTGGTACATGGTGTTCATAA
- a CDS encoding beta-1,3-glucanase family protein, giving the protein MKIRPFFSLRVFCTRLVVLLGLSMSIGATVHAQTTVPFTLYNNSAYTDANVYVAVIGIINDNHVWIDPKTGAVNPMSTSYNTVSGPVINGNYGPGGNGKYAACFAKLSEIPNKVVNVPGIAGCRILISFNSQLYLYFFGASGSPSGYAAPNLANPTDPNQGIRYENIELTNASNGLWVNTTRVDAYQYPMGLEVWGNSSFYQKVGETVTHSYILNQWQTTAPTEFAGCYDATNGIIHFPSKTTAWQTGGAQASYFGSYVDAIWSKYTSGNLIFNAGDAGTWSGKVSGSTFTFTRSSDGAVGTISAKPSQIEVMEGSGVMASGGQWDKVVQAQICAAINRHAIDLTKATGVTQDFSTPSLYYQTTPYNWYCKFWHRSDISYNSLTYAFCYDDVFNQSSTINAPSPSRATITIGGFAGLTSNSPVTVYKDCNYAGSAIGLSTGTYTLSQLNALGILNDDISSLKVSSGYKVTLYKNDNFGGATVSFTADDACLVDNSFNDSTSSLKVETTTSTTSIKIEAENYNYMSGVQTETTSDAGGGLNVGYIDAGDWLSYEVTIPATGSYVVDYRVASTSSGNTLRLEKDAGATQLGTVTIPNTGGWQVWSDVAHTVSLPAGTYSIGIATATGNFNLNYLTITSTSGARVAAAATATEDTHTTVTLSPNPVSNQLYIRNNDKIRTMSVFDISGHAIMQVTNPGTNINVSSLVPGVYIIKIDRKDGSQKTVKILKQ; this is encoded by the coding sequence ATGAAAATCAGACCTTTCTTTTCCCTCAGGGTCTTTTGTACCCGCCTGGTCGTACTGCTTGGCCTTTCCATGTCTATTGGAGCCACTGTACATGCCCAAACCACGGTTCCCTTTACACTGTACAACAATTCTGCCTACACAGATGCCAACGTCTACGTTGCAGTAATTGGTATTATCAATGACAATCATGTATGGATTGACCCCAAAACCGGCGCAGTCAATCCTATGAGTACGTCTTATAATACAGTATCAGGTCCTGTCATCAATGGAAACTACGGCCCCGGTGGCAACGGCAAATATGCCGCCTGCTTCGCAAAGCTGAGTGAAATTCCAAACAAGGTGGTCAACGTTCCCGGCATCGCTGGTTGTCGTATCCTGATCTCCTTTAACTCACAGCTGTACCTTTATTTCTTCGGCGCGTCCGGCTCTCCCAGCGGTTATGCAGCACCCAATCTTGCTAACCCAACCGATCCCAACCAGGGCATCCGTTACGAGAACATTGAGCTGACAAACGCGTCTAATGGTCTGTGGGTAAACACTACGCGTGTAGATGCGTATCAATACCCAATGGGCCTCGAAGTATGGGGCAACAGCAGCTTCTATCAAAAAGTAGGTGAAACTGTCACCCACAGTTACATCCTCAACCAGTGGCAGACTACCGCGCCTACTGAATTTGCCGGTTGCTACGACGCTACCAACGGCATTATCCACTTCCCATCCAAAACCACTGCATGGCAAACAGGCGGTGCACAGGCCAGCTACTTTGGCTCCTATGTTGATGCTATCTGGTCCAAGTACACCAGCGGTAACCTGATCTTTAATGCAGGTGATGCAGGTACATGGAGTGGTAAAGTGTCCGGTAGTACCTTTACCTTCACAAGAAGTTCTGATGGCGCTGTAGGCACCATCTCTGCCAAACCTTCCCAGATCGAAGTCATGGAAGGTAGTGGCGTGATGGCCAGTGGCGGTCAGTGGGACAAAGTAGTACAGGCACAGATCTGCGCTGCAATCAATCGTCATGCAATTGACCTGACAAAGGCCACTGGCGTGACACAGGACTTCTCTACACCGTCACTTTATTACCAGACCACTCCTTACAACTGGTATTGTAAGTTCTGGCACCGTAGCGACATCAGCTATAATAGTCTGACGTACGCTTTCTGCTACGACGATGTTTTCAATCAGTCTTCTACCATCAATGCACCTTCTCCATCCCGGGCTACAATTACCATCGGTGGCTTTGCCGGCCTTACTTCCAACAGCCCGGTGACCGTCTACAAAGATTGTAACTACGCTGGTTCTGCAATAGGTCTGAGTACAGGTACTTATACCCTGAGTCAGCTGAATGCACTGGGTATTCTGAATGACGATATCTCCTCTCTCAAAGTAAGCTCAGGTTATAAAGTAACCCTGTACAAGAATGACAATTTTGGTGGTGCTACAGTTAGCTTCACTGCTGATGACGCCTGTCTGGTAGACAACAGTTTCAACGACTCTACATCTTCTTTAAAAGTTGAAACGACTACCAGCACTACGTCTATCAAGATCGAAGCCGAGAACTACAATTACATGTCAGGCGTACAGACAGAAACCACCAGCGATGCAGGCGGCGGACTAAATGTAGGTTATATTGATGCAGGTGACTGGCTCAGTTATGAAGTAACAATCCCTGCTACCGGTTCTTATGTAGTAGACTATCGTGTAGCAAGTACCTCTTCCGGCAATACACTGCGCCTTGAAAAAGATGCAGGAGCTACACAACTGGGCACTGTCACTATTCCTAATACAGGTGGCTGGCAGGTATGGTCCGATGTAGCACATACTGTATCTCTGCCCGCTGGTACTTACAGCATCGGCATTGCAACTGCTACAGGCAATTTCAACCTGAATTACCTGACCATTACCAGTACTTCCGGCGCAAGAGTAGCTGCTGCTGCCACTGCTACAGAAGACACGCACACAACGGTGACCCTGTCTCCTAACCCGGTGAGCAACCAGCTGTATATCCGTAATAATGATAAGATAAGAACCATGAGTGTTTTTGACATCAGCGGACATGCGATTATGCAGGTAACCAATCCTGGTACAAACATCAACGTATCTTCATTGGTACCCGGTGTTTACATTATCAAAATAGACCGCAAAGATGGTAGTCAGAAGACTGTGAAGATCCTGAAACAATAA
- a CDS encoding class I SAM-dependent methyltransferase: protein MSRMLWNERYTKGLPSLEIPDPYFLSMYEQFPAGGKALDVAAGSGRHTLYLAERGWEVTAVDFSDVAMEQLSLRAEGLKVRTVCADLSAFEIADKYDLIVLYYYFDVAIFPAIIDALKPGGVLVLKLAIERAADENILPLLNELEQLNYSQRPVKHRGVAEGLFRKI, encoded by the coding sequence ATGAGTAGAATGCTGTGGAATGAACGATATACGAAAGGACTCCCTTCTCTGGAAATACCAGATCCTTATTTTTTGTCCATGTATGAGCAGTTTCCCGCTGGTGGAAAGGCTTTGGATGTGGCGGCAGGTAGTGGCAGGCATACGCTGTACCTGGCAGAGAGAGGATGGGAGGTGACGGCGGTGGATTTTTCGGATGTGGCAATGGAGCAGTTGAGTTTGCGTGCGGAGGGATTGAAGGTAAGGACGGTGTGTGCGGATTTGTCGGCATTTGAAATTGCGGACAAATATGATCTCATTGTATTGTATTATTATTTTGATGTGGCGATATTTCCGGCTATTATCGATGCGCTGAAACCCGGAGGGGTGCTGGTTTTGAAACTGGCAATTGAGCGTGCAGCCGATGAAAATATATTACCCTTATTGAATGAACTAGAGCAGCTCAATTATAGCCAGCGTCCCGTAAAACACAGGGGCGTGGCAGAAGGTCTTTTTAGAAAAATATAA
- a CDS encoding alpha-ketoglutarate-dependent dioxygenase AlkB family protein, producing MLLFKDNELFDQGKVRYIDYALPDTTLELREQFFSKSESDHYYKLLKENTPWKQHNRKMYDKVLPDPRLIAYYGGENGLEWTQELLDIKEKVEAACGLYFNRVLLNYYRDGNDSVAWHSDTLPADGIHHPIASVTFGETRLFKVRHKTRKDVLPLDIPLTHGSFLLMGKTMQDFYEHHVPKTSRKIGARINLTFRISDTVKKVY from the coding sequence ATGCTACTATTTAAAGACAATGAGCTGTTTGATCAGGGAAAAGTGAGGTACATTGACTATGCCCTGCCGGATACCACCCTCGAACTGCGGGAGCAGTTTTTCTCTAAAAGTGAGTCGGACCATTATTATAAACTCCTGAAAGAAAATACCCCCTGGAAACAGCATAACCGAAAGATGTATGATAAGGTACTACCAGATCCACGCTTAATCGCTTATTACGGGGGTGAAAACGGGCTTGAATGGACTCAGGAGCTATTGGACATCAAAGAGAAGGTAGAAGCTGCATGTGGGCTTTATTTTAACAGGGTATTGTTAAATTATTACAGGGATGGAAATGATTCCGTCGCATGGCATAGCGATACGCTACCTGCAGATGGCATACATCACCCGATTGCCTCGGTGACATTTGGCGAGACAAGATTATTTAAAGTGAGACATAAAACGAGAAAAGATGTGCTGCCGCTGGATATACCGTTGACTCATGGAAGCTTTTTGCTAATGGGTAAAACTATGCAGGATTTTTATGAACACCATGTACCAAAGACCAGCAGGAAGATTGGAGCGAGGATTAACCTGACTTTCAGGATTTCAGATACTGTTAAGAAGGTGTATTGA
- a CDS encoding gliding motility-associated C-terminal domain-containing protein — MSDTTVNCDAVPALPTITATDNCSASVKVSVSQTKVFLSTTCSNNYRLTRTWTASDDCGNTATMKQVITVQDTTKPTFTITPPGDTTVSCSAVPTPPGNLSATDNCTATSNVKISYSQTRQSITGACASNYQLIRTWVAKDECGNTNTVRQVITVVDTTKPVIDPAPAAVTVTCGGTIPAAATLYATDNCDGNFPKKATMTTDPYTVDACNGYTITRRWNVSDACGNAAIERVQIITVAACPKPQLDATLPVNCSDNTKFALQLLTKVNKPTFTLQSVYPAGTVTTPKSQTSNVFDLNGATQATFIVTDGVTGCVSDPVTYTLQYVQKPTVNLGNDTAICEGNSVTLDAGAANASAGYTIKWNTGATTQQITVSAAGTYYATVTNNGCSATDSVKVTVNKPPTVEIRDTTICDGMTVKLNAYVQGASYTWSTGDTGPSITVSTAGTYTVDVSLKGCTVTDQATVTVATAPNVTLTPDTSVCPDQTVILQVEPDGGSVKWSDGSLTNSIIVSKPGDYWVTVTKNSCVVTDTVTVTNKANISLDLGPDKDICAGGLVVLDATNASAISYLWNDGTTDPIKEVSTPGIYTVTVLDKYCNLTSSDSVKVTVAGLGDISLGNDTTICIGQTLTLSVDAGTGNSIRWQDGATTATYVVTATGYYKVTVYNDCGSVTDDITVTYKQCEAKPDFPNAFTPNGDGNNDTFKPHVNGPMYDYDLRVFNRWGQVVFLSKDQTKGWDGRFQGSLVDVGTYVYLLSYKNTAGGETRIVKGEVTVIR, encoded by the coding sequence GTGTCTGATACGACTGTGAATTGTGATGCTGTACCTGCATTGCCAACGATCACAGCTACTGACAACTGTTCTGCAAGTGTGAAAGTATCTGTATCCCAGACGAAGGTGTTCCTGAGCACTACATGCTCTAACAACTACCGCCTGACCCGTACCTGGACCGCTTCTGATGATTGTGGTAACACTGCCACCATGAAACAGGTGATCACCGTTCAGGATACTACTAAACCAACATTCACCATCACACCGCCAGGCGATACTACAGTAAGTTGTAGTGCAGTGCCAACACCGCCAGGCAACCTGTCAGCTACTGACAACTGTACCGCAACCAGCAATGTGAAGATCAGCTACTCCCAGACCCGTCAGTCTATCACCGGTGCTTGTGCAAGCAACTACCAGCTGATCAGGACATGGGTAGCGAAAGATGAATGTGGTAATACCAACACTGTTCGTCAGGTAATCACAGTTGTAGATACCACCAAACCAGTGATCGATCCGGCTCCGGCTGCTGTTACTGTCACTTGTGGAGGTACCATACCAGCTGCTGCTACCCTGTACGCAACTGATAACTGCGATGGCAACTTCCCTAAGAAAGCGACCATGACCACCGATCCATACACTGTGGATGCTTGTAACGGTTACACCATCACCAGAAGATGGAATGTATCTGATGCATGTGGTAATGCCGCGATCGAAAGAGTACAGATCATTACTGTAGCAGCATGTCCTAAACCACAACTGGACGCTACACTGCCAGTGAACTGTTCTGACAATACGAAGTTTGCATTGCAACTGCTGACCAAAGTAAACAAACCAACATTTACACTGCAGAGCGTATATCCTGCAGGTACCGTAACCACACCGAAGAGTCAGACCAGCAATGTGTTCGACCTGAATGGTGCAACACAGGCTACTTTCATCGTAACTGATGGCGTAACCGGTTGCGTATCTGATCCGGTAACTTACACCCTGCAATATGTACAGAAACCAACTGTCAACCTGGGTAACGATACTGCGATCTGCGAAGGTAACTCAGTCACCCTGGATGCCGGTGCAGCAAATGCAAGCGCAGGCTACACGATCAAGTGGAATACTGGAGCGACTACCCAACAGATCACCGTATCTGCTGCCGGTACTTACTACGCAACTGTAACCAACAATGGTTGTTCCGCTACAGACTCTGTGAAGGTAACGGTGAATAAACCACCAACAGTCGAAATCCGCGATACCACTATCTGTGATGGTATGACAGTAAAACTGAATGCCTATGTACAGGGTGCTTCTTACACATGGAGCACTGGTGATACCGGACCATCTATCACGGTAAGTACCGCAGGTACTTATACTGTAGATGTATCACTGAAGGGTTGTACTGTAACCGACCAGGCAACTGTAACAGTGGCTACTGCACCAAACGTGACCCTGACACCTGATACGTCTGTATGTCCTGATCAGACAGTGATCTTACAGGTTGAGCCAGATGGCGGCAGTGTGAAATGGTCTGATGGATCGCTGACAAACTCTATCATCGTATCTAAGCCTGGTGACTACTGGGTGACTGTAACGAAGAATAGTTGTGTAGTGACCGATACTGTGACCGTTACCAACAAGGCAAACATCAGCTTAGACCTCGGTCCTGACAAGGATATCTGTGCCGGTGGCCTGGTAGTTCTGGATGCGACTAACGCGAGTGCGATCTCTTACCTCTGGAATGATGGTACGACCGATCCGATCAAGGAAGTAAGCACACCGGGTATCTACACTGTAACAGTACTTGACAAATATTGTAATCTGACTTCTTCAGATAGTGTAAAAGTAACAGTGGCTGGTCTCGGAGATATTTCTCTGGGCAATGATACCACTATCTGTATCGGTCAGACCCTGACCCTGAGTGTAGATGCCGGCACCGGCAACAGCATCAGATGGCAGGATGGCGCTACAACGGCAACGTATGTAGTGACAGCGACCGGGTACTATAAAGTGACTGTTTACAATGATTGTGGCTCTGTGACCGACGACATCACAGTTACTTACAAACAATGTGAAGCGAAGCCAGACTTCCCGAATGCGTTCACGCCGAATGGTGATGGTAACAACGATACGTTCAAACCTCACGTAAACGGTCCTATGTACGATTACGATCTGCGCGTCTTCAACCGTTGGGGCCAGGTAGTGTTCCTGAGTAAAGACCAGACCAAAGGATGGGATGGTAGATTCCAGGGATCACTGGTAGATGTAGGAACTTATGTGTATCTGTTGAGCTACAAGAATACGGCAGGTGGAGAGACAAGAATAGTGAAAGGTGAAGTGACCGTAATAAGATAA